The Pseudomonadota bacterium genome includes a window with the following:
- a CDS encoding DUF2089 domain-containing protein, translated as MSKLVTQCPACKETLVVTRLTCPACDLHLDGQFELPPLLGLDPADLDFIVRFVRASGSLKEMAKLEEQSYPTIRARLNDLIARIDAAHRGAELGQHEILDAIANGTMTAAEGAAKLKELRR; from the coding sequence ATGTCCAAGCTCGTGACCCAGTGCCCGGCGTGCAAGGAGACGCTGGTCGTGACGCGCCTGACCTGCCCGGCGTGCGACCTGCACCTCGACGGGCAGTTCGAGCTGCCCCCGCTCCTCGGGCTCGACCCCGCCGACCTCGATTTCATCGTGCGCTTCGTGCGCGCCTCCGGGAGCCTCAAGGAGATGGCGAAGCTCGAGGAGCAGAGCTACCCGACGATCCGCGCGCGGCTCAACGACCTGATCGCGCGGATCGACGCGGCGCACCGGGGCGCCGAGCTCGGGCAGCACGAGATCCTCGACGCGATCGCGAACGGCACGATGACCGCCGCCGAGGGCGCGGCCAAGCTGAAGGAGCTCCGGCGATGA
- the rplC gene encoding 50S ribosomal protein L3: MSSAFGLLGKKIGMTQVFNPDGSRVGATAIEVGPCVVVQKRTEEKEGYTAVQLGFIDKPERKVNRAEMGHFAKAGVKPKRVLREFQLTADTAAGLEVGQELKADMFQVGDRIDVVGTSIGKGFAGVFKTYHFHGANDTHGAHEVFRHGGSLGTNMTPGRVFKGRKMPGHHSAGRITVLSVEVVRVFAEDNLIFVRGPVPGSRNSVVELKPAVKGKR, from the coding sequence ATGAGCTCGGCGTTCGGACTCTTGGGCAAGAAGATCGGCATGACGCAGGTGTTCAACCCGGACGGCAGCCGCGTCGGCGCGACGGCGATCGAAGTCGGCCCGTGCGTGGTCGTCCAGAAGCGCACCGAGGAGAAGGAAGGCTACACGGCGGTGCAGCTCGGCTTCATCGACAAGCCGGAGCGCAAGGTGAATCGCGCCGAGATGGGCCACTTCGCCAAGGCCGGCGTCAAGCCGAAGCGCGTGCTTCGCGAGTTCCAGCTCACGGCGGACACCGCGGCCGGGCTCGAGGTCGGGCAGGAGCTCAAGGCCGACATGTTCCAGGTCGGCGATCGCATCGATGTCGTCGGGACGAGCATCGGCAAAGGCTTCGCCGGCGTCTTCAAGACGTACCACTTCCATGGAGCCAACGACACGCACGGCGCGCACGAGGTGTTCCGCCACGGCGGCTCGCTCGGCACGAACATGACCCCGGGCCGCGTCTTCAAGGGCCGCAAGATGCCGGGTCACCACTCGGCGGGGCGCATCACGGTCCTCAGCGTCGAGGTCGTGCGCGTGTTCGCGGAGGACAACCTCATCTTCGTCCGCGGGCCCGTGCCCGGGTCGCGCAACAGCGTCGTCGAGCTCAAACCAGCCGTCAAGGGCAAGCGCTAG
- a CDS encoding beta-lactamase family protein, translating into MKGLPIIVILALALAAPGCGDEGGGGADAGDDGGTDTDTDTDTEGWDPRFDAFAEALQEDLAESNAYGVSAAVMEDGVVTFAAAFGSKDPDGVEPLTPITLMQIGSTTKQMTAAALLQKVEGGLVAVDDTLEDTLPALEFALDGTWDDQITVHHLLSHQGGFYDWIPWDGPADDAELADYTYGTFDNSYFLMNPPGAFWNYSNPNFVFAGLLTETLDTRAWPDIMVQDLFQPVGMQRTFLRKAEVVADGDYALSWGLGVDDLATGFPGPVAMEEMPDPGWGRPAGLAWTTPTQMMAWARFLMDGDPAVLSDVLRAEITAPQVDTLYGMGTMSYGYGEFVETGYTALDGQWYETPVWEHGGNTMSFTHIFYVFPDLDFAVAICSSAYGTDFSHALDTAVTTLADLPAPSEGWEYTVDPAELDDHVGEYDDPWNVGSIIVAREGDALLVEAPTLEGYGYEVTPELTAISSDLFYVFVDGEPYDLTFVREEEDGLSTYIRNRSFVVTRVEAGKGTPRAEPTREDVARWMIRARLAPAPFAVPRAPVARD; encoded by the coding sequence ATGAAGGGACTACCGATCATCGTGATTCTGGCGCTCGCGCTCGCGGCGCCCGGCTGCGGCGACGAGGGTGGCGGCGGTGCGGACGCGGGGGACGACGGCGGCACCGACACGGACACCGACACCGACACCGAAGGGTGGGATCCGCGGTTCGACGCGTTCGCGGAGGCGCTCCAGGAGGACCTCGCCGAGAGCAACGCGTACGGCGTCTCGGCCGCGGTGATGGAGGACGGCGTGGTCACGTTCGCGGCCGCGTTCGGCTCCAAGGATCCGGACGGCGTCGAGCCGCTCACGCCGATCACGCTCATGCAGATCGGATCGACGACGAAGCAGATGACCGCAGCCGCGCTCCTGCAGAAGGTCGAGGGCGGGCTCGTCGCCGTCGACGACACGCTCGAGGACACGCTGCCGGCTCTCGAGTTCGCGCTCGATGGGACCTGGGACGACCAGATCACCGTGCACCACCTGCTGAGCCACCAGGGCGGCTTCTACGACTGGATCCCGTGGGACGGCCCGGCCGACGACGCCGAGCTCGCCGACTACACGTACGGCACGTTCGACAACTCCTACTTCCTCATGAACCCGCCCGGCGCGTTCTGGAACTACTCGAACCCCAACTTCGTCTTCGCGGGGCTGCTCACCGAGACGTTGGACACGCGCGCGTGGCCCGACATCATGGTGCAGGACCTCTTCCAGCCCGTCGGCATGCAGCGGACGTTCCTGCGCAAGGCCGAGGTCGTGGCGGACGGCGACTACGCGCTCTCGTGGGGGCTGGGCGTCGACGATCTCGCCACCGGTTTTCCGGGCCCGGTCGCGATGGAGGAGATGCCCGATCCGGGTTGGGGCCGCCCCGCGGGGCTCGCGTGGACCACGCCGACGCAGATGATGGCGTGGGCGCGGTTCCTCATGGACGGCGATCCGGCGGTCCTCTCCGACGTTCTGCGGGCAGAGATCACGGCGCCGCAGGTCGACACGCTGTACGGGATGGGCACGATGTCCTACGGCTACGGCGAGTTCGTGGAGACGGGCTACACCGCGCTCGACGGGCAGTGGTACGAGACGCCGGTCTGGGAGCACGGCGGCAACACGATGTCGTTCACCCACATCTTCTACGTGTTCCCCGATCTGGACTTCGCGGTCGCGATCTGCTCGAGCGCGTACGGGACCGACTTCTCCCACGCCCTCGACACCGCGGTCACCACGCTCGCCGACCTGCCGGCGCCGTCCGAGGGCTGGGAGTACACGGTCGATCCGGCCGAGCTTGACGATCACGTCGGCGAGTACGACGATCCGTGGAACGTCGGCAGCATCATCGTCGCGCGCGAGGGCGACGCGCTGCTCGTCGAGGCGCCGACCCTCGAGGGGTACGGGTACGAGGTGACGCCGGAGCTCACGGCGATCTCGAGCGATCTGTTCTACGTCTTCGTCGACGGCGAGCCGTACGACCTCACGTTCGTCCGGGAGGAAGAGGACGGCCTCTCGACCTACATCCGCAACCGCTCTTTCGTCGTGACCCGCGTCGAGGCGGGCAAGGGGACGCCGCGGGCGGAGCCCACCCGCGAGGACGTCGCACGCTGGATGATCCGGGCCCGTCTCGCCCCGGCGCCGTTCGCCGTTCCCCGCGCGCCAGTCGCGCGCGACTGA
- a CDS encoding lamin tail domain-containing protein yields the protein MKNTALRLILCGLVVVFATASCDDGGGGGGTDSDTDTDTDTDSDTDTDSDTDTDTDTDTDTDTDTDTDTDTDTDTDTDTDTDTDTDTDTDTDTDSDADGGMDGGSDTDTDTDTDTDADADGGVDGGSDTDIDCDVSGWTVDQYEAAHAYTFPAGTVIPAGGVLVLARDAAKDVFETFWSVTLGESVVYIDSGNAVPQINGLEYFELSDDASAVVDGPTFAFTTTEGQCYQRIGATASSSASWSVVDDSAATPGIVSYTGGGMPIFISEFSDAVGAGAFVDEFVELYCAGM from the coding sequence ATGAAGAATACGGCGCTTCGCTTGATCCTGTGCGGCCTCGTGGTCGTCTTCGCGACCGCCTCGTGCGACGACGGCGGCGGCGGCGGCGGCACGGATTCCGATACGGACACCGACACCGACACCGATTCCGACACCGACACTGATTCCGATACCGACACTGACACCGATACCGACACTGACACCGATACCGATACCGATACCGATACGGACACCGACACCGACACCGACACCGATACGGACACGGACACGGACACGGACACCGACACCGACACCGACACCGATTCCGACGCCGACGGCGGCATGGACGGCGGCAGCGACACGGACACGGACACCGACACCGACACCGACGCGGACGCGGACGGCGGCGTGGACGGCGGCAGCGACACGGACATCGATTGCGACGTTTCGGGCTGGACGGTCGATCAGTACGAGGCGGCTCACGCGTACACGTTTCCGGCCGGCACCGTCATCCCGGCGGGCGGGGTGCTCGTCCTCGCACGCGACGCTGCCAAGGACGTCTTCGAGACGTTCTGGTCCGTCACGCTGGGAGAGAGCGTCGTGTACATCGACAGCGGAAACGCCGTGCCCCAGATCAACGGCCTCGAGTACTTCGAGCTGAGCGACGACGCGAGCGCCGTCGTCGACGGGCCGACCTTCGCCTTCACCACGACGGAGGGGCAGTGCTACCAGCGGATCGGGGCGACCGCGAGCTCGTCGGCGAGCTGGAGCGTCGTCGACGACTCCGCGGCGACCCCCGGGATCGTCTCCTACACCGGCGGCGGCATGCCGATCTTCATAAGTGAGTTCTCGGACGCGGTGGGCGCCGGCGCCTTCGTGGACGAGTTCGTCGAGCTGTACTGCGCGGGGATGTAG
- a CDS encoding YitT family protein: MRRVKIIELLAIAAGTAIMGFGINAFNIANNLAEGGVTGVAILLKLAMNWDPGLTSLIINVPLLVLGWRVLGVRSLLYTIWGTGCLSLFLWLGGRFRLPLDDLLLAALVAGVCVGVGLGIVFRFGGTTGGVDIIARILEKKLGFKIGRSMFFADVCVIGVSLVFLRPEQAMYTVVAVFVGTRIIDLVQDAAYSARTILVVSERADEVARRIMEDLGRGVTRLQGRGAYTGTERTVLYAVVGRPELGRAKRLVLAADPAAFISVGVATEVLGEGFTLDGDKHPLAP, translated from the coding sequence ATGCGCAGGGTGAAGATCATCGAGCTGCTCGCGATCGCGGCCGGCACCGCGATCATGGGCTTCGGCATCAACGCGTTCAACATCGCGAACAACCTCGCGGAGGGCGGCGTGACCGGCGTCGCGATCCTCCTCAAGCTCGCGATGAATTGGGATCCGGGCCTGACGAGCCTGATCATCAACGTGCCGCTCCTCGTGCTCGGTTGGCGCGTGCTCGGCGTGCGCTCGCTCCTGTACACGATCTGGGGCACGGGCTGCCTGTCGCTGTTCCTCTGGCTCGGCGGGCGGTTCCGGCTCCCGCTCGACGACCTCCTGCTCGCCGCGCTCGTCGCGGGCGTCTGCGTGGGCGTCGGGCTCGGGATCGTGTTCCGGTTCGGCGGCACGACCGGCGGGGTCGACATCATCGCGCGGATCCTCGAGAAGAAGCTCGGCTTCAAGATCGGCCGCTCGATGTTCTTCGCGGACGTCTGCGTGATAGGCGTGTCGCTCGTCTTCCTGCGCCCCGAGCAGGCGATGTACACGGTCGTCGCGGTGTTCGTCGGCACGCGGATCATCGATCTCGTGCAGGACGCCGCGTACTCGGCGCGGACGATCCTGGTCGTCTCCGAGCGCGCGGACGAGGTCGCGCGCCGGATCATGGAGGATCTCGGCCGCGGCGTCACCCGCCTGCAGGGACGGGGAGCGTATACGGGCACGGAGCGGACCGTCCTCTACGCGGTCGTCGGGCGGCCGGAGCTCGGCCGGGCCAAGCGGCTCGTCCTCGCGGCGGATCCCGCGGCGTTCATCTCCGTCGGGGTGGCGACCGAGGTGCTCGGAGAGGGGTTCACGCTCGACGGCGACAAGCACCCCCTCGCGCCCTGA
- a CDS encoding RlmE family RNA methyltransferase, which translates to MGGPRRTADHYSKKARAERYPARSIYKLEEIDKRVRLLKPGFKVLDLGAAPGSWTLYASQKVGPSGRVVAVDRAALTVGTPPNTVYVQADALAIDPAALLAAAGVKGGFDAVISDMAPRTSGHRFVDQSRSFELFCRAVAIAAELCRPGGSFVGKIFQGEEFETARGKVRELFEECRVVRPASVRSESYEIYLVGLRRK; encoded by the coding sequence GTGGGCGGTCCTCGCCGCACCGCGGATCACTACTCCAAGAAGGCCCGCGCCGAACGCTACCCGGCGCGATCGATCTACAAGCTCGAGGAGATCGACAAGCGTGTCCGCCTGCTCAAGCCGGGGTTCAAGGTGCTGGATCTCGGCGCCGCGCCGGGCTCCTGGACGCTCTACGCCTCACAGAAGGTGGGCCCGAGCGGGCGCGTCGTGGCCGTCGACAGGGCGGCGCTCACGGTCGGAACACCGCCGAACACCGTCTACGTCCAGGCCGACGCCCTCGCGATCGACCCGGCGGCGCTGCTCGCGGCGGCCGGAGTCAAAGGGGGGTTCGACGCGGTGATCTCGGACATGGCGCCGCGGACGAGCGGCCACCGCTTCGTGGATCAGAGCCGATCGTTCGAGCTGTTCTGCCGCGCGGTCGCGATCGCGGCGGAGCTGTGCCGGCCGGGCGGGTCCTTCGTCGGCAAGATCTTCCAGGGCGAGGAGTTCGAGACCGCGCGCGGCAAGGTGCGCGAGCTCTTCGAGGAGTGCCGGGTCGTCCGCCCGGCGAGCGTCCGCTCCGAGAGCTACGAGATCTACCTCGTCGGGCTGCGGCGGAAGTAG